Genomic DNA from Nicotiana tabacum cultivar K326 chromosome 21, ASM71507v2, whole genome shotgun sequence:
GTCTCTTGATCAATCTTTCTTGCCATTAATTGGTTTTACTTGTAGGTAATGTTGATTAAGCTGATAATGTGCTCTTGTGCAGGTCATGTTGTGATGATTGGTTCTTTATGGAGTATTTGTGGACATCTTGACCGATGCAAGCCTACTGTTTCTTTCGAATGTAGAAGGAGCAATTAGTTTGCTCTAATGGATTTTCTCAAAGTTTTATCATCAGATGATGTTTAGGTTCACGGGAAGGAGTTAGATTTGTCAACCAAGCTGATAGATTAGTTTCTAACATAGCTTATGCAAACTTGGTATTCCATTTAGTTGGTTCATTGTTGCTGAGAATTGTGTGTGTACTGCAAAAAAATTGTTTGCAAGTATTTCTTGGTTCTACGAATTGTAATTTTAGTGCCTACAACAACAGTCTCGAAATGCTTGAGCTTGGGACTGATATGCAAAAAGATTTTTGTAATTAGGCTGATTTTGAGCCTTCTGTCAAGTGGATATTTGGTACTTCTTTTATTGGAAACCTTTATTTTGTCAAAAAACAGATAGAAGCATACCTATTAGGCTGGCAGTTGATATGCTGTTAACACTACTGGTTGGGCTGATCTATCATTGGAGTTTTATATTACTGGAAGATAATTACATTACAAAGTTTAAATGTGAGGCCTGATCTAGATCATTGAACTTGATATCTGTTGTATTTTAAGTGGGTCAAATTGGGCAGTCATGACCCAACCCGCTTTTTAGCCCAATTAGTTCCGTTTATAaattcaacccattttgacccgCTTAATTTCAGCCCTACCCGCCCATTTGACACCCCTAGTCCGCGACATCTTTGTTGCTCATCCACTGAAAATGTAAAACCCATAATTATCTTCATTCAACTAAGTCAGAATCTTATATGCTAAGATTGGGCAAGCACAATATTCATTTCTTCTGAGTCTTCTGGCCTGGTGTTCATTACAAATATGACGAACATCATATTTACGTCTTCCTTAGTTCAGTTACAGGGTCTATATATTCTTATATACCAAGGCTATCAGataattcaactttaaaaaaaaggACTCCAAATGCTTGCACCATGATGAAACACAAAAACTAAGTATTCATACCATTATACGATGGCAAGTAGGATTAGTACTCAAGCATGTTAATGTAAAGGCAAACAGGGGTACCTGGAATCCTTGGCTTACAGCTACATCAATTATGCTCTTTCGTGTAATACCAGGAAGAATGGTTCCTTTAATTGCAGGAGTTGTTATCAGATTACCCTGAGAAAATAGTATTTAAAAGAAATAGTGGCCTTCAACAATACAATAATTTTTAAAGAAGTCTGTGCAGAGAATTTAAAGTATCCATGTAGGACAAATGCCACTGTTTGACAAAAACTTGGTGAATCTAAACAACTGTACTCTTCTCTAGGCTAGCAACAATGTTTATCGGCCCGCCATATTCTTAACATGCACAGATAAAACTGACGTAATATTATACCTTCACAATGAAAACATTACAAGAGGAAACCTCCTCTAGGTATCTTTTGTTCACACTATCAAGGTACAGAACATCAGAGTAGCCTTTAGCTTTAGCAGCACTCTGTGCCTTCAGAACCTGCATTTGAAAACCCAAAGATGAAAAGGAAATTATCAACAATTGCATATTTGACTTTCAATACTCAACAAGAACATGTCTCAATCCCAAGCTTGTTTTGgtcagctatatgaatcctcaataCCCATTTTGGTCCATTTAGACTCGTATTATTCCAGAACTATAAGTTAGATATCAAATAATTAGAAGCACAAATCATTTTTTCTGCTCATGATCCCAGCTCCCCTTTAAAGTTAGGTATTTCCAGGAAATAATATGATTATAGAACTACAACCCCCCTTGTAATCACGTCAAGTGTAacacaagagtgaaaagctcaaAAGTATCGAGGAATAAGACAGACCACTGTAGGGCAGTTTACATTAGATATTTCCATGGATAACGTGATTATAAAACTATAACCCACCTTGGAAAATATCAAGTGTAACCAAGATATAAGAGAGACCACTCCAGGTCAGTTGCACAAGAATGCGCAAATTTGAAGTAATGACTTTATATGCTTGTTAGATGGTATTTAGAAGTTCAAGGCGAAAGCTGAATGTAGAGGACATTATCAAATATTCAAGGAACAATAGAGGGTGAGGATGGTGACAAAAAGGATAAACAAGCTAAGTGGGACCTCATGATTATTTATCATCGTTAATGTTACATAAACAGAAATCTGAAATAAGCTGATTTTCTGTAAACCTAGCTTACTGCTGCATAATTTCCTATAGTCTTGACACCTCCAGTTCCGCCAGGAGTTGCACGGTGCATTTCTGTCTCGATTACCAAATTTATTGGTGCCATACCTTCCTGCCAAGAAAGTAAAATGAAGTGACCGTAGAAAGGGACCCAAGTCATAACATGATTATCGTAACACAAACATGGAATTTTACAACAAAAGACGCCATGCTCACTCGAAGTTTGAGAATTAACAACAGACCTTCATCTTCCTATCTTTTTATATTCCTTATTGACACCATGATCTTTTGTTTTGAAAGTAGCAAGATGATTGTGAGATGGTGTGTTAACTTTTTTATATTCCTTCAAATTTTCACTTCATGTACCAGCTGTAATTGACATCACCTATATTTTCTCCAACCAATAACATCAAGGACTTGAATATATACAAACTTGAATATTTCAAAATTTAGCCACAAGAATTCGGGTCTAATGAATATTGTGATAGCATTCACAATAGAACTTCATCAAAAAGAATCTTGTATCTAATTCCAATTCATTCTCATGATACTCAATCAGCAACTCAAGCTTTTCAATAACCATATGAAGTGTAAGAAACAAAAGAGCAGGGGTAACTACTGAATTTAAAATTTGTAACCCCCTTTGTAATCACATCAAGTGTAAAACAAGAGTGAACCTTTGAGAAGCGAGCAGAGAGAATAACCAAAAAACCAGTAATTTCATGGGTCATGATGAACTTAAACAACtagattttcacataattcaGCAGAAAGACTTCCTCGTTTATAGGCGTAGGCTTTTAGAATTGAAGCATAATTTGTACAACAGACCACAATAATTTGTCCTTTTACATCTCCAATAGGAATGAACATTGACGGAAGTTTTATACCGGTAATTTAGGGGATTTGATACTTCAAAACCAGAATGGTGAATTCATCACTGGTTTTATTAAGTACTATAGTTAGCTGAATAAGTTTTGAAACATCTCGTAAAGATGGAAGTAGTCCTAGAGAGAAAAAATTGACTTGAAAGGTAATCTCACACATACTGAAGAAAATATATGACAAAATTTTCCAAAATAGAAAAGTTTCTTGGTACATGTATCCAGTGCAGTTATGTTTGATTGCCAGGCATAAACCAAATGAACGCAGAGTCAGATAATTTTGGATTTAAAGTTCTCTTGAGTAAAAGAAGCATGCATCATGACATCTACCTTAAGCTATTCATTTTACCAATTATTAATATTTTCATGGACTGTGATATGCAAGAAACATTGAAAGAAGCAGTTGTGAACCGAAATAAAAAGTTACATTCGAAGCCTGGGGTATGATCCAACTAACTGCAAGTACACCAGTAATAAGCTTTCTTAAATTGCCTCCGACAGAaattcaaaaagggaaaaaaattaaCTCCATTCTGCTGTTCATATTCTCACACGTCCACACATTTCTACTTGTTCCATTTCAAGTTACTCTCTTTTTTCACAAACATTTTATACAGCAAGGCTTGCTACTCTATAGTACCAGACAGGGGATAACACTAAGAAGTAGGGGGAAAATCTATAATATGCATCCTCTGTACACAAATATGCAATTTTCAAATCGATGAACGCATTTAATTACACTTCAAACATCTAAAGCCATATGATCCATATTTTAAGTAGTCAATGGTCACATTTATGGCAATACAAAAGCTAACCAGTCATTAGCAAAAGGAAAAATCATAAGGAGCAGAAATCCTAGAAGTGTTATGCCTATGCATCAAAAAAGCATATACACATGTAAGCCAAGGATGCGGGAAAAAGTACCTTAAAATAGTTTCCCACAGGTGATACATAAATCAGAAATGTGTACTCAGGAGCTGGAGCAACACCAAGAACAGCTCCACTCCCCATAAGCAACGGTCTTATGTATAATGAACCTTTACCAGGAGGAGGAATCTGAAGTAAGGAATTGAAGTCAGGACATAAATCTCCCAATAACAGGATTTCCCACTAAGATTGAAGTGAGTCATTACCCATCTTTCATTTGCTAAAACAGTGGCTTTTACAGCTTCCACAAACTGTTCAACAGATGGTGAAGGCATGCATATACGTTCTGCTCCCATCTTCATGCGCAGAGCATTTTCCTCGGGTCGAAATAGCAATATATTACCATCATGTCTTTTATAGGCTTTTAAACCTTCAAACAGTCCCTATCAATATTTCTACAAGCATTTAAGTAAAGTCTGACAGATGAAAGTGGAACAGTAATCATTAAAATGAATAACATAAGCAATGTATTTAAGATTAACAAAAAGAATGCTGGAAATGAAAATGAATACCAAGATAAGGTGCAAAACAGACCTGTCCATAATTTAATATCCCAGCAGATGGGCTCAACTCGATGTTCCCAAAACGCTGTAGCTCACCCTTAGAAAAGTTCTCATCTCGAGAACATTTCATGATATACATATAATCAGTAGGCGTAATGCTAAAGCCAAGGTTATCCCAATCGATGTCGGCTAATTCAGGTGTTGTactgtttttataaagaaaacacacTTGTTATTAGTTGGTCTACTAGCAAGAAAACAAGAAAACACACTTTCTATCAGTTGGTCTACAAGCAAGAAAACAAGAAAGGCACTACTTTTATGATCTCTAACTTTTTTTTGTGAGCAAACAAGCAGGGCACTTGATAGATGgtctgaaaataaaaaattgtttaattacaGGAAAATGTGTTGATGTATCAATATTAGCAGGCTCTACTTTTATGATTTTGTTTGTTAGAATTGCTGTATTCCGCAATGTAGTTGCATAGAATGAAAGCTGGTTCAAAAGCGGGCAGATTTAACCACCTCAACTTCTCAAGGCTAATAAGTAATATCTTCAATATCTGCAATGACTAGCCTATGATCCAATGAGGCTGTTGAGGTTAAAGTTAAGGCCCCTTAGATAAATAGGTCTTAAGCCCAATAAAAGCATATTCCTGTCCAAGCTTATGTTGGTTATGCGTCACTAGTTCATATTTCGTAACAATGTGATATTCGTTTCTTTAGTTGTTAGTGCAGGATACAACCACACCATCCATTTGccccaaaagaaaaaataaaagtagtgATTATCCCGTGATGCGCAAGACATTTTGTACTTTCTCTTTTTCTGATTTCAGATATTTTCCAAGATGCTCCTGTCTATGTTGTCGAACCAAAGcaacatgtaaaatatttttgagtctgtCTCTCAAAAtaaatacagtcaaacctctctataacagccttgtttgttccgaatatttttggatgttatagctaagtgttgttatatagaacatatattataacataacatgaaaattggttccaaaaagcttggcttttatagtgaagtgttgttatatagggatgcTGTTATAGAGAGATCTCGTTGTAGTTGCATCTCTAGGAAATTTAGGTTATTCAGATTGTTGcagttttttattttcttttttagataTGGTAAACCCAACACCCCGAACCTTTCTTCCAAGAATCAAAAGTGGTCCTTTTCCACTTTGCTCCATTAGCGAATTAAACTCTCAACATCTTGGTTGGAGGTTCTCCCTTATGCAGCCACCTAAATTCAGGTCACGCCATCCCTAAATACTACTCCcttcgttccaatttatgtgaacctgtctgactgggcacgaagtttaagaaaaaatgaagacttttggaatttgtggtcctaaacaagtcaaaaaggagcccagaatatttgtgtggttataaaagcttcttattaagggtagaattgtaagtttaagttaaattgttaccaaatctagaaaggggtcattttttttggaacggaccaaaaaggaaataggttcacataaactggaacagagggaataataaataaaatagcatatttatgtaatttagcCTATTCTCGTTGCTCACACTATAGCAACCTAAATTCAACTCTTTTATCTTCATGTGCTATTTGTTGGAAAAAAATGCAGCATCTTTATGTAATTTAGGCTATCTTGGTTCTGCATGATGAGACTACCTAAATTCATGTAGGATCTTAGTATAATTTAAGTTATTTTGGTTCTATGAAATGTGGCGACCTATTTCAGATCAATGTTGTCAAAGGCGAAAAGCTCTAAAAAGCTCTCTAGGTCAATTGGGGCTTTAAACGCAAAGCGCAATTTAAGTAGGGGCTTTAGTTAAAAAAGGCGCAatgcaagaaaaaataaaatatatatgtaattcaAGAGAAAAGTAACAAATTCATTTATATTGTTTTCCTTAACAACTAATACACTTATTTGCCGATTATATTTATAGTCTAGCATTGCTCCATTCAAGATAGAACTCATGGGCAATAAGGGGCATGTCTTGGTGCCCTGCCTATACTGAAGCGCAACTTAAGTGAGGCGAAGCACCCTCCCTGAGCTTTTTTGAGCTttagggcttaagcgcgccttaaatgagcctttgacaacattgtttgagATAGACAGATACTGTCATCTTTATTTACTAATCAAGAAGTAGCACCTTTGTGTTGATTGATTTATGTAACTTAGTTCATTCTAGTTGCACAATAGCCACCTTAATTCAGGAAATGTTGGAAGAAACGGACTCACAAACAAGACCTTAAAATTATCACTTTTTAAACAGCAAATGAGAGTACTTCCAcggcacccaagggtgtggcctagtggtctATAAAGTGATAGAAAACCATGAGGTCTCGGGTTTAAATTCTAGCGGAGGCAATAAATACTAGGTGAATTCTTTTTATCTTCCTAAGCCTTAACCCTTAATCATCAGAGTTATCCAATAACTAAGCTGGTGAGAGGTAGCAAGTAACCGGTGGAATAGTTGAGGTGCGTCCAAGCTGGACCAGACAGCCCCGTCATAAAAAATATGAGAGTAATATCATGATGTGATGATAttgattattttcatttttgttttttgaaaattgaCTGCGTTTGAATATACTCAAAATTAACAAAATAGCAATCCAAATGTacaaatcaaaaataaagaagggaaaaTAGATTTTGGGAGTGGGACATTTAAATTGTAAAACAAAAGCAGCAAAACAATAAAAAGATAAGGAAAAAATTACCTTGCAGGAGAGGCCACCTGAAGAGCACTCCCATTGTTTTGGGAGCTATTACTACTGTAAGAAGCAAAATGTGACTGCTTCTGAAGCTGAAGACACAAAATTAACCAAAATCAACACTTACATGCACAGATTTACaaaaggatttaagttatatgtTAAAAGAGTTTGAGTTATACACATCTTAACTTATCTTATTTCAAAATTACAAATTTCACATATTAAGGAGCTTTGAGTGTAAAGAAAAGTTTATACTCAAGTTAACTTAAACTCAAAATTTATAAGGAtgatgtatataacttaaactgaACATACACAAATTTAACAAATACAGACAAGCACTATAAAGCAACGACATTTCGAATTGAAAGTAAAGTAGCTAAAGAGTGAAAAAGAGCATTAGAGGAGCGGAGCAAAAAACCTTTGAAGGGAGAGGAGCAAAACGGCGTTTGTCGGTGAAGAAATTAGCAGGAGGAAGAAGCTTAATAGCGGTTCGTGATGGGCCGAGAAGGTGATTACAACTGGGTTGCCGATGAAGCCCTGCAAATGCGCCGCCGCTCTCCATTGATCTGTTCTTCTGGAGTAGCTTCCTGTGCTTGGGACTTTGACCACAGGCGTTTGTCTCGGCAGTTTCAACGTTTTGAGTATATCTCCGCGTAAAGTTCTACTCCGGGAAATTATATGCTCTCCCTGCCAAATTTCGGTTCGATATCTAAAAATTTAGTTTCGATATTTCGGTCAGTTGGTTTATCAATTGTTTATATCAAATCACATACCAAAATATTTCGGTACAGTtcgatattttttattttggttcggtacgatTTCGATTTAAACCTAATCTTCGCTGCCTTCCCCACTCCATTAACTAATGTAATCCATGTTGTTTGAGATTCCACCAaagatttcaactttattttACAATCATTCTAAAATATCTCAGCTTTAGCATTTTTAACTATGGTGAACCAGCGATTACTGTAACGACCTGATATGTCGTTTTTAGCATTTCCATCCCATTCAGTTATTTGAAGTCTTAAGTAGCGTCATTTTGTGTATTATTACTTGCGAGAGTGATCAAGTTTTGTTTTCAGATGATACAAAATTTAACTGAAAGAACAATCCAtgttttggaagtttaagttgaataAATGGACCGGATGGTAAAATATGTGTAAATTACCCCAGAatagatttttgatgattccaatagctttgtatgatgattttgggcttAAGAGTGTGTCCAGATATTTATTACAAGGTCCGTAGCTAAAATAGACTTGAAATGGCGGaaataagaaatttaagtttggaagtttgaccgggggttgactttttgatatcggggtcggaatccagtgttgaaaatttttatagcttcgttatgccatttataacttgtgtgcaaaatttgaagttaatcGGGCTTGATTTGATAGTTTTTTTTGCATCGAATATCAAAGTTGGACGTttctagtttcattaggcttgagttggggtgtgattcacggttttagcgttatttgatatgatttgaggtttcgactaaatttatatgatattttaggattggtttctgggattctctaacaggaggataggcccagttacaaaggaaactcttgcgaattttttggaaattttggaagtTAGTAAAATTCGGAAAATTGAAAtatgcgaaagaagagataagttatgttatgtgtttgggggcggactctacttctcatccgaggactattaacatgatggataccaattgggtatgatagcAAGTGTACGAAACATACTATAAGTGATATGAGATCTAAGGAAggtcctaagtctaagccaagttggaaaattacataatagactaaagttgcaaatgagtacgcGCAAGACCTCATTTTGGATGAGCGTATCTACATGGATATAAGGAGTTGTATGATGCACAACCTAttaaattaaagctctttgagtctagtttccaacgcatcaaaccgtttgtcatttggaggtgtatacagaaagttatgacaaTTTTACTGGACatgtgtcatatgcgcgcccaggTGCGCAGCGGCCGCGCATATTCGAAAGCTTCTGCCTTGTGAGCGCGGCCTGAGCACGAGCGCGCTCGTAAAATCGCTATAATACCCCTAGACAGTGTATAAACCGAAGGAATCCgaaatttcttccatttttggtcattcaagcacggatttgggcgattctagAGGGGGTTTTCACgatttcgacttgggtaagtgttcaaTATCTGGAAatgattacatttcatgaatctgcatcaatattcatcgtttaattcggatttaaatagGGGTGggaattcggtatttcggttcggtattttggtagtcggtttatcaattgtgtatatcA
This window encodes:
- the LOC107824411 gene encoding branched-chain amino acid aminotransferase 2, chloroplastic, which translates into the protein MESGGAFAGLHRQPSCNHLLGPSRTAIKLLPPANFFTDKRRFAPLPSKLQKQSHFASYSSNSSQNNGSALQVASPASTTPELADIDWDNLGFSITPTDYMYIMKCSRDENFSKGELQRFGNIELSPSAGILNYGQGLFEGLKAYKRHDGNILLFRPEENALRMKMGAERICMPSPSVEQFVEAVKATVLANERWIPPPGKGSLYIRPLLMGSGAVLGVAPAPEYTFLIYVSPVGNYFKEGMAPINLVIETEMHRATPGGTGGVKTIGNYAAVLKAQSAAKAKGYSDVLYLDSVNKRYLEEVSSCNVFIVKGNLITTPAIKGTILPGITRKSIIDVAVSQGFQVEERHVCVDELLGADEVFCTGTAVVVSPVGSITHMGKRVTYGSDGVGRVSQQLYSALTSLQMGLSEDKMGWIVELK